From one Candidatus Eisenbacteria bacterium genomic stretch:
- a CDS encoding HNH endonuclease, which produces MSLLNSKVLVLNRSYLPVHITSVRRALALLYQDIAQAVDHEYRTFDFASWSALTPLGEAIGLVNRAIRVPRVILLCTYDRVPRRHVRFSRYNVFLRDENRCQYCARQLPRTELNLDHVVPRSRGGASIWENVVCSCHRCNRIKGGRTPMEAGMRLLRQPYRPQWTPFMAEAYRQRRHDAWLPFLSGADGGMVMELGQTG; this is translated from the coding sequence ATGTCGCTCCTCAATTCGAAAGTGCTCGTCCTGAACCGCTCGTACCTTCCGGTCCACATCACGTCGGTCCGGCGGGCACTGGCGCTGCTGTATCAGGACATCGCGCAGGCGGTGGATCACGAGTACCGGACGTTCGACTTCGCGAGCTGGTCGGCGCTGACACCGCTCGGCGAGGCGATCGGGCTGGTGAACCGCGCCATCCGCGTTCCGCGGGTGATTCTCCTGTGCACCTACGATCGCGTTCCCCGCCGGCACGTGCGGTTCAGCCGCTACAACGTGTTCCTGCGCGACGAGAACCGGTGCCAGTACTGCGCGCGGCAGCTCCCGCGAACCGAGCTGAACCTCGATCACGTCGTGCCGAGATCTCGCGGCGGCGCGTCGATCTGGGAGAACGTCGTGTGCTCGTGCCATCGGTGCAACCGGATCAAGGGCGGACGGACGCCGATGGAGGCGGGGATGCGGCTCCTGCGGCAGCCGTACCGGCCGCAGTGGACGCCGTTCATGGCCGAGGCGTACCGGCAGCGGCGGCACGACGCCTGGCTTCCTTTCCTCAGCGGCGCGGACGGTGGCATGGTGATGGAGCTCGGTCAGACGGGATGA